A region from the Algoriphagus machipongonensis genome encodes:
- the rpsI gene encoding 30S ribosomal protein S9 → MEMINTIGRRKTSVARIYMAPGKGEISVNNQSLEKYFPFDLHQIVVKQPLTLVGVDGNYDIKINVDGGGIKGQAEAARMAISRALCQFDEEHRPALKKEGFLTRDPRMVERKKPGRRKARRKFQFSKR, encoded by the coding sequence ATGGAAATGATCAACACAATCGGTAGAAGAAAAACCTCTGTAGCCAGAATTTACATGGCTCCAGGTAAAGGTGAGATCTCCGTAAACAATCAGTCTTTAGAAAAATACTTCCCATTTGATCTACACCAGATCGTTGTGAAGCAGCCTTTGACTCTTGTTGGCGTAGATGGCAATTATGACATTAAAATCAATGTAGACGGTGGCGGTATCAAAGGGCAAGCGGAAGCAGCTCGTATGGCTATCTCCAGAGCTTTATGTCAATTTGACGAAGAGCACAGACCAGCATTGAAAAAAGAAGGTTTCCTTACTCGTGATCCTAGAATGGTCGAGCGTAAGAAGCCAGGTAGAAGAAAAGCAAGAAGAAAGTTCCAGTTCTCTAAACGTTAA
- the tsf gene encoding translation elongation factor Ts, translating into MAITAQEVNKLRQMTGAGMMDCKKALTEAEGDFEKAVDILRKKGQKVSASRADRETKEGVVVTNVSENGAKGTLLSLTCETDFVAKNDEYVAFANTLLEKAVAAGASTVEDIQALPFDNITVAEKIVEMTGKIGEKIEISNYEVVSAEAVVPYIHSNGKLGVLVGLVNTSGADVDEAGKDVAMQIAAMNPVAVDKDGVDSSVVEREIAVGMEQAKAEGKPEAMLEKIAMGKLNKFYKENTLLSQAFVKDSSKTIAQYLDSVSKGMTVSAFKRVSIG; encoded by the coding sequence ATGGCAATTACTGCACAAGAAGTAAACAAATTGAGACAAATGACCGGTGCCGGTATGATGGATTGCAAAAAAGCTTTGACTGAAGCGGAAGGCGATTTCGAAAAAGCGGTGGATATCCTTAGAAAAAAAGGTCAAAAAGTATCTGCTTCCAGAGCAGACCGTGAAACAAAAGAAGGTGTAGTAGTAACAAACGTTTCTGAAAATGGAGCTAAAGGAACTCTTCTTTCTTTGACTTGCGAAACTGACTTTGTTGCCAAAAATGACGAGTACGTAGCATTTGCCAATACTCTTCTTGAGAAAGCAGTTGCAGCGGGTGCTTCTACTGTAGAAGATATCCAAGCATTGCCTTTCGACAACATCACTGTTGCTGAGAAAATCGTAGAAATGACTGGTAAAATCGGTGAGAAAATCGAAATCTCTAACTACGAAGTAGTAAGTGCTGAAGCAGTTGTTCCTTACATCCACTCTAATGGTAAATTGGGTGTATTGGTAGGATTGGTTAACACTTCAGGTGCTGATGTTGACGAGGCTGGAAAAGACGTTGCTATGCAAATTGCAGCAATGAACCCAGTTGCAGTGGACAAAGACGGAGTTGACTCTTCTGTTGTTGAAAGAGAAATTGCAGTTGGAATGGAGCAAGCAAAAGCAGAAGGCAAGCCTGAAGCAATGCTTGAAAAAATTGCAATGGGTAAATTGAACAAGTTCTACAAAGAAAACACTTTGTTGAGCCAGGCTTTCGTTAAAGACAGCAGCAAAACTATTGCTCAATATCTTGACAGCGTAAGCAAAGGAATGACAGTTTCTGCATTCAAAAGAGTATCTATCGGGTAA
- the recA gene encoding recombinase RecA, with amino-acid sequence MSNNAEKLKALQLTIDKLEKTYGKGTVMKLSDNKVLDIPAISTGSLGLDMALGVGGIPRGRVIEIYGPESSGKTTLTMHCIAEAQKAGGLAAFVDAEHAFDKTYAEKLGIDTENLLISQPDNGEQALEIAEHLIRSGAIDIIVIDSVAALVPKGELEGDMGDSKMGLQARLMSQALRKLTGAINKTGCSCIFINQLREKIGVMFGNPETTTGGNALKFYASVRLDIRRIGQIKESADSILGNRTRVKVVKNKVAPPFKVVEFDIMYGQGISKVGEIIDLGVEFDIVKKAGSWFSYNGEKLGQGRDAVKNLLLDNPELMEELEVKIKAASGLNAPAETEK; translated from the coding sequence ATGAGTAATAATGCAGAAAAACTAAAAGCCCTCCAACTTACCATTGATAAGTTAGAGAAGACCTATGGAAAAGGTACTGTGATGAAGCTTAGCGACAACAAAGTACTGGATATTCCTGCCATTTCCACAGGTTCTCTTGGGCTCGATATGGCTCTTGGTGTGGGCGGGATTCCTAGAGGCCGGGTGATCGAGATTTATGGTCCGGAATCCTCAGGTAAAACCACATTGACGATGCACTGTATCGCGGAAGCCCAAAAGGCCGGAGGTTTAGCTGCTTTTGTCGATGCTGAACATGCATTCGACAAAACCTATGCCGAAAAGCTTGGGATTGATACAGAGAACCTTCTCATTTCTCAACCTGACAATGGAGAACAAGCTTTAGAAATCGCAGAACATTTGATTAGATCTGGAGCTATTGACATTATCGTGATTGACTCCGTGGCGGCTTTAGTGCCGAAAGGCGAGCTGGAAGGAGATATGGGAGATTCCAAGATGGGACTTCAGGCAAGATTGATGTCTCAGGCTTTGAGGAAGCTGACTGGAGCCATTAATAAAACAGGATGCTCTTGCATATTCATTAACCAGTTAAGAGAAAAAATCGGGGTAATGTTTGGGAATCCTGAAACGACTACCGGTGGTAATGCTTTGAAGTTTTATGCTTCTGTGCGATTGGATATCAGAAGAATAGGTCAAATCAAAGAGAGTGCTGACAGTATTTTAGGTAACCGTACCCGAGTGAAAGTGGTGAAAAATAAAGTAGCACCACCATTTAAGGTGGTTGAATTTGACATCATGTATGGTCAGGGTATTTCCAAAGTTGGGGAAATTATTGATCTAGGTGTGGAATTTGACATTGTCAAGAAAGCTGGATCCTGGTTCTCCTACAATGGAGAAAAACTAGGGCAAGGTAGAGATGCAGTGAAAAACCTACTTCTGGATAATCCTGAATTGATGGAAGAGCTGGAAGTGAAAATCAAAGCTGCTTCTGGATTGAATGCTCCGGCGGAGACAGAAAAGTAA
- the rpsB gene encoding 30S ribosomal protein S2, producing MAKLEYKDLLDAGVHFGHLTRKWDPRMAPYIFMEKNGIHIIDLNKTLACLDEASNAIKQVVRSGKKVMFVATKKQAKDLVAEEAKRLNMPFVTERWLGGMLTNFATIRKSLKKMSGLDKLMKEEAYTNLAKKERLMVSRQKDKMENVLGGIADLSRLPAALFIVDIKREHIAIAEAKKLGIPVYALVDTNSNPNEVEFPIPANDDAFKSVSLLVKAFGAAIEEGLSERKKDKEEAKLSEEEEAKKAVDAETKE from the coding sequence ATGGCCAAATTAGAATATAAAGACTTACTAGATGCTGGTGTTCACTTCGGACACTTGACGAGAAAGTGGGATCCAAGAATGGCTCCATACATTTTCATGGAGAAAAATGGTATCCACATCATCGATTTAAATAAAACGCTTGCTTGCCTCGACGAAGCATCTAACGCAATCAAGCAGGTAGTACGCTCAGGCAAAAAAGTCATGTTCGTCGCTACTAAAAAGCAAGCTAAAGACCTTGTTGCTGAAGAAGCTAAGCGTCTTAACATGCCTTTCGTAACTGAAAGATGGTTAGGTGGTATGTTGACTAACTTCGCTACTATCCGCAAGTCCTTGAAAAAAATGTCCGGTTTGGACAAATTGATGAAGGAAGAGGCTTATACAAACCTTGCGAAAAAAGAGCGTTTGATGGTTTCTCGTCAAAAGGACAAAATGGAGAATGTATTAGGCGGTATCGCTGACCTAAGCAGACTTCCTGCAGCCCTTTTCATCGTGGACATCAAAAGAGAACACATTGCTATTGCTGAAGCAAAAAAGCTTGGTATCCCTGTTTATGCATTGGTAGATACGAACTCTAACCCAAATGAGGTTGAATTCCCTATCCCAGCCAATGATGATGCATTCAAATCCGTATCCTTGCTAGTGAAAGCGTTTGGTGCAGCTATCGAAGAAGGTCTTTCTGAGAGAAAGAAGGACAAAGAAGAAGCTAAACTTTCTGAAGAGGAAGAAGCTAAAAAAGCTGTGGACGCCGAAACTAAAGAATAA
- a CDS encoding response regulator transcription factor, whose translation MGDKRKIKVLVVDDEPDIVEILKYNLQKEGYEVSTAEDGVKAVKVASKFHPDVILLDIMMPGQDGVETCLQIRQIPELKNAFIIFLTARMEEYSEVAAFDVGADDYITKPIKPRALMSRIAALFRRELKKEQEQVQIKIKDLTIDRGSYTIDKSGKTITLPKKEFELLYFLAKNPNMVFSRDELLQNIWGADVFVLARTVDVHIRKVREKIGDDYITTVKGVGYKFDLG comes from the coding sequence ATGGGCGACAAGCGAAAAATCAAAGTTCTAGTTGTAGATGATGAGCCGGATATTGTAGAAATCCTCAAATACAATCTTCAGAAAGAAGGCTATGAGGTATCTACTGCGGAAGATGGTGTCAAAGCTGTAAAAGTGGCATCTAAATTTCATCCCGATGTCATCCTATTGGATATCATGATGCCAGGTCAAGATGGTGTTGAAACTTGCCTTCAGATCAGACAAATTCCAGAATTAAAAAATGCCTTTATCATTTTCTTGACAGCCAGAATGGAGGAGTATTCTGAAGTAGCTGCATTTGATGTAGGAGCAGATGACTATATCACCAAGCCTATCAAGCCTCGTGCACTGATGAGCCGAATAGCTGCATTGTTCAGAAGGGAGTTAAAGAAGGAACAAGAGCAAGTACAGATCAAAATCAAGGACCTCACCATAGACCGGGGGAGCTATACGATCGACAAGTCTGGAAAAACCATCACTTTGCCCAAGAAGGAATTTGAATTATTGTATTTCCTTGCTAAAAACCCTAATATGGTTTTCAGTAGAGATGAGCTTCTTCAAAATATCTGGGGAGCTGATGTGTTTGTCTTGGCAAGAACAGTGGATGTACATATCAGAAAAGTCCGTGAAAAAATTGGAGATGACTATATCACTACTGTCAAAGGAGTAGGATACAAGTTTGATCTAGGCTAA
- a CDS encoding DUF3108 domain-containing protein — MRKHFSLVILVLLLGSSRAFSQQNPQNDAFTFGEELNFEVSYGWLNLADAKLQINKKPHTQNNRPHYKIDVYGKTKGAATIFGKVNDNWGTYLDTTDIYPSLSYRHIEEGKYRKHEKVYFDQVNYTALVELFEKDNKTLKSVKEYKLVSKVQDIVSGFYYLRTLDLEKLKPGDIVFIPGFFDKERYNIKLIYEGTESLETEIGEKDTYIFSPEVPKNKLFRGDYPVKVWVTQDQNKIPVKIKANLFLGSLNFDIVNAKGLRNN, encoded by the coding sequence ATGAGAAAGCATTTCAGTTTAGTGATTCTAGTCCTTCTTCTAGGTAGCTCTAGAGCATTTTCCCAGCAAAACCCCCAAAATGACGCTTTTACTTTTGGTGAAGAATTGAATTTTGAGGTGAGCTATGGCTGGCTAAATTTAGCGGATGCTAAGCTTCAGATAAATAAAAAACCTCATACCCAAAACAACAGACCTCATTATAAAATAGATGTCTATGGCAAGACAAAAGGGGCTGCCACCATTTTCGGTAAGGTCAACGATAACTGGGGAACTTACCTCGATACCACTGACATCTACCCTTCCCTATCCTATCGCCATATTGAAGAAGGAAAATACCGAAAGCATGAAAAGGTTTACTTTGATCAGGTAAATTATACCGCTTTGGTAGAGCTTTTCGAGAAGGATAACAAAACCCTGAAAAGCGTCAAAGAATATAAGTTGGTAAGCAAAGTTCAGGATATCGTCAGTGGATTTTACTATCTCAGAACTCTTGATCTGGAAAAATTAAAGCCCGGAGACATCGTTTTTATCCCTGGCTTCTTCGATAAAGAAAGATATAACATAAAGTTAATATATGAGGGGACGGAATCCTTAGAAACCGAAATCGGGGAAAAGGACACCTACATATTCTCACCAGAAGTGCCAAAAAACAAATTGTTCCGAGGGGATTATCCCGTGAAAGTTTGGGTTACTCAGGATCAGAATAAAATCCCGGTAAAAATCAAGGCCAACTTATTTCTTGGCTCACTGAACTTTGACATTGTTAATGCCAAGGGGCTTAGAAACAATTAG
- a CDS encoding aminopeptidase P family protein, whose translation MKYQPLPKSLYIKNREKLAAKLKKNSVAIFNANDIMPTNADGTMKFRQNNDLFYLCGIDQEETILLIAPDCPNPAMREVLFLRETNEHIAIWEGHKYTKEEAEEASGIKNIQWLSNFDLIFNTVMALSERVYLNTNEHLRAGVVVETRDSRFIKTCKEQFPLHEYERAAPIMHELRGVKEQEEIDQMQIACDITNKGFRRILSFVKPGVTEYEIEAEYLHEFVKNRSKGFAYEPIIASGGSACVLHYLENNKACNDGELILMDVGAEYGNYNADMTRTIPVNGRFTKRQRAVYDAVLRVKKQASSMLIPGQNIQDYHKEVGLIMQSELIGLGLIDQTDIKNQDPNWPAYKKYFMHGTSHHIGLDVHDVGTMHGPIKPGMVFTVEPGIYVPDEGFGIRLENDIVVQENGYLDLMGDIPVEAEEIEELMNA comes from the coding sequence ATGAAATATCAGCCCTTACCAAAAAGTTTATACATCAAGAACCGGGAAAAGCTTGCTGCCAAGTTGAAAAAGAATAGCGTGGCTATTTTTAATGCCAATGACATCATGCCCACCAATGCAGATGGGACGATGAAGTTCAGGCAAAACAACGATCTTTTTTACCTATGTGGCATCGATCAGGAAGAAACAATTCTATTGATCGCACCAGATTGTCCAAATCCTGCCATGAGGGAGGTGCTCTTCCTTCGTGAAACAAATGAGCACATTGCCATCTGGGAAGGTCATAAATACACCAAAGAAGAAGCGGAAGAAGCCTCTGGAATCAAAAACATTCAGTGGCTATCTAATTTTGATTTGATTTTTAATACGGTAATGGCTCTTTCCGAGAGAGTTTATTTAAATACTAACGAGCATTTGAGAGCTGGGGTCGTGGTAGAGACCAGGGATTCCCGATTTATCAAAACCTGTAAGGAGCAATTTCCGCTGCATGAGTATGAGCGTGCTGCTCCGATCATGCACGAACTGAGAGGAGTGAAGGAGCAAGAGGAAATAGATCAAATGCAGATTGCCTGTGACATTACCAATAAAGGATTTAGAAGAATTCTTTCTTTTGTAAAGCCGGGAGTTACGGAATATGAAATTGAGGCAGAATATCTACATGAGTTTGTAAAAAACCGAAGCAAGGGTTTTGCATACGAACCGATTATTGCCTCTGGAGGCAGTGCTTGTGTTTTGCATTATTTAGAAAACAACAAAGCCTGTAATGATGGTGAATTGATCCTGATGGATGTGGGAGCGGAGTATGGAAATTACAATGCGGATATGACAAGAACAATTCCTGTCAATGGAAGATTTACCAAACGTCAAAGGGCAGTATATGATGCCGTATTAAGAGTGAAAAAACAAGCCTCCAGCATGTTGATCCCGGGTCAGAATATCCAAGATTACCATAAGGAAGTGGGCTTGATCATGCAGAGTGAGCTGATCGGTTTAGGTTTGATCGATCAGACGGATATCAAAAACCAAGACCCCAATTGGCCTGCCTATAAGAAGTACTTTATGCATGGGACATCCCATCATATAGGCTTAGATGTGCATGATGTAGGTACCATGCATGGACCGATCAAACCGGGTATGGTATTCACGGTGGAGCCAGGAATTTACGTTCCAGATGAAGGATTTGGAATTCGATTGGAGAACGATATTGTGGTTCAGGAAAACGGCTATCTGGATCTGATGGGAGATATTCCGGTAGAGGCTGAAGAGATAGAAGAGTTGATGAATGCTTAA
- the queA gene encoding tRNA preQ1(34) S-adenosylmethionine ribosyltransferase-isomerase QueA — translation MKLSDFKFEVPKKLVSLYPAENRDESRLMVLHRDTGKIEHRVFKDITEYFGEGDVFVTNDTKVFPARLYGNKEKTGAEIEVFLLRELNPELRLWDVLVDPARKIRVGNKLYFGDSDLVAEVIDNTTSRGRTIRFLFDGTEEEFHKTIDTLGETPLLKEFIERKVETEDRERYQTVFAKNVGAVAAPTAGLHFTPHLLKRLELQGVEVSPITLHVGLGTFRQVDVEDLTKHKMDSENYNIPEGTVSLVNKALDEKKRVVAVGTTSLKTVESSVTANGRLKASQGWTDKFIIPPYEFKIANALITNFHLPESTLLMTASAFGGYDLVMKAYKEAIKEKYRFFSYGDAMLIL, via the coding sequence ATGAAATTATCAGATTTCAAATTTGAAGTTCCGAAAAAACTTGTTTCACTGTATCCAGCAGAAAACCGTGATGAATCACGCTTGATGGTCTTGCACCGAGACACTGGAAAAATCGAACACAGGGTATTTAAAGATATCACCGAATATTTTGGAGAGGGGGATGTTTTTGTCACGAACGACACAAAAGTATTTCCAGCCAGATTATACGGTAACAAGGAAAAAACAGGAGCAGAAATCGAAGTTTTCCTACTTCGTGAATTAAACCCTGAATTAAGACTTTGGGATGTTTTGGTAGATCCTGCTAGAAAAATCAGAGTTGGAAATAAATTGTATTTCGGCGATTCTGATTTGGTGGCTGAGGTGATTGATAATACTACTTCTAGAGGTAGAACGATCCGTTTCCTATTTGATGGCACCGAAGAGGAATTCCATAAAACAATCGATACGCTTGGAGAAACTCCTTTATTAAAGGAATTTATCGAGCGTAAGGTGGAGACAGAAGATAGAGAAAGATACCAAACCGTATTTGCTAAAAATGTGGGTGCGGTAGCTGCCCCAACTGCAGGACTTCACTTTACTCCACATTTGTTGAAAAGACTGGAACTGCAAGGGGTAGAAGTATCTCCGATTACACTTCATGTTGGATTGGGTACTTTCCGTCAGGTAGACGTAGAAGACCTTACGAAGCATAAAATGGACTCTGAGAATTATAATATTCCTGAAGGAACCGTTTCTCTTGTCAACAAGGCACTCGATGAGAAAAAGCGTGTAGTAGCAGTAGGAACCACTTCTCTGAAAACTGTGGAATCTTCTGTAACCGCAAATGGACGATTGAAAGCAAGCCAAGGATGGACCGATAAATTTATCATCCCTCCTTACGAGTTTAAAATCGCCAATGCGCTTATCACCAACTTCCATTTACCAGAATCTACCTTGTTGATGACAGCATCAGCATTCGGAGGCTATGATCTGGTTATGAAAGCTTATAAAGAAGCTATTAAAGAAAAGTATCGCTTCTTCTCCTATGGAGACGCGATGTTGATTCTCTAA
- the rplM gene encoding 50S ribosomal protein L13 yields the protein MDTLSYKTISANAATVDKQWVVVDAQSAVLGRLASEVAKILRGKTKPSFTPHADCGDNVIVINADKVRLTGDKWNSKVYVRHTGYPGGQRISTPRLLKEKSSSILVEKAVRGMLPKNRLGRKLYGNLYVYNGSEHPHEAQQPKTITL from the coding sequence GTGGATACTTTGAGCTATAAGACCATATCAGCCAATGCCGCGACTGTAGACAAGCAATGGGTCGTAGTGGATGCCCAGTCAGCAGTTTTGGGTAGATTGGCTAGTGAGGTAGCGAAAATCTTAAGAGGTAAGACGAAGCCAAGCTTCACACCTCATGCAGATTGTGGTGACAACGTCATCGTAATCAATGCAGACAAAGTCAGGCTGACCGGCGACAAGTGGAACTCCAAAGTTTACGTGAGACACACCGGTTATCCAGGTGGACAGCGCATCTCTACTCCAAGATTATTGAAAGAGAAATCTTCTTCTATTTTGGTAGAAAAAGCTGTCAGAGGCATGCTGCCTAAGAACAGATTGGGAAGAAAATTGTACGGCAACTTGTACGTGTATAACGGATCCGAGCATCCACACGAAGCACAGCAGCCTAAAACCATCACCCTTTAA
- a CDS encoding RluA family pseudouridine synthase, translating to MKKIDFQKLILFENADYLVINKPPYLSSLDDRHEAQNILDLAKAYTPDAQLCHRLDKETSGCLVIAKNPEAYRHLAIQFENRKVDKIYHAVVEGIQDYQNELVDRNLIATNKGVAKVSKGGKSAQTYFQTLKTYAAHTLVECKPVTGRLHQIRVHLAYLKSPICGDTLYGGNILYLSSLKRRFNLKKDTEELPIMQRVSLHAFSIGFEGLDGTKLQLNAPYPKDFQVLVKQLEKTTR from the coding sequence ATGAAGAAAATTGATTTTCAAAAACTTATTCTGTTTGAAAATGCGGATTACCTGGTAATCAATAAACCACCGTACCTATCGAGCTTAGACGACAGGCACGAAGCGCAGAACATACTTGACCTTGCCAAGGCATACACTCCCGATGCCCAACTATGCCATCGATTGGACAAGGAAACGTCAGGCTGCCTGGTGATTGCCAAGAATCCGGAGGCCTACAGGCATTTGGCTATTCAGTTTGAAAACAGAAAGGTGGACAAAATCTATCATGCCGTAGTAGAAGGGATTCAGGATTACCAAAATGAATTGGTGGATCGGAATCTAATCGCTACGAATAAGGGGGTTGCCAAAGTCAGTAAAGGAGGAAAGTCAGCGCAGACGTATTTTCAAACATTGAAAACCTATGCTGCGCACACCTTGGTAGAATGCAAGCCGGTCACGGGCAGGCTACATCAGATCAGGGTTCATTTGGCTTACCTAAAGTCACCCATCTGTGGGGACACTTTATATGGTGGCAACATATTATACCTTTCTTCACTCAAGCGTCGCTTCAATTTAAAAAAGGACACAGAAGAGTTGCCTATCATGCAGCGGGTTTCTCTTCATGCTTTTTCTATTGGATTTGAGGGCTTAGATGGTACCAAACTTCAATTGAATGCACCTTACCCGAAAGATTTTCAGGTTTTGGTCAAACAGTTGGAAAAAACGACCAGATAA
- a CDS encoding ABC transporter permease: MLFFQLTWESFRFAITALKSNITRTILSLLGVTIGIFAIIAVFTLVDSLENNIKSSFSFLGTNVMRVDRFPFSSGPQEYPWWKYFRRPPGSVAEYEFLKERLKSAEAVTISASASTTVQAGSNAYQGMQLTGIEYGYQDVYDMPIEEGRFFLESEINASRNLVVIGREIANTLFPNQPPIGRELKLKGIKFIVIGIFEEEGEGLFDAPSKDEAAIVPYGAFTKMFYTGKNGIEPTIAVQGKEEDIGLVALENEMTGLLRAKRGLKPTEEDNFALNKTEFIQNAIGSIFDVISIAGWVIGGFSILVGGFGIANIMFVSVRERTNIIGIQKSLGAKNYFILFQFLFEAVFLSLIGGITGILIVFGLSFIQLGSLELILSFKNIVLGLGVASIIGVVSGIVPATLAARMDPVEAIRTN, translated from the coding sequence ATGCTATTTTTCCAATTGACATGGGAGAGCTTTAGGTTTGCGATAACTGCCTTAAAATCAAACATTACAAGGACAATTCTCTCCTTATTGGGAGTGACTATTGGTATATTTGCAATCATTGCAGTTTTTACTTTAGTGGACTCCTTGGAAAATAATATCAAGTCATCTTTTTCATTTCTAGGGACAAACGTCATGAGAGTGGATCGCTTTCCATTTTCCAGCGGTCCCCAGGAATATCCCTGGTGGAAGTACTTTCGCAGACCTCCCGGATCTGTTGCAGAATATGAATTCTTAAAAGAACGATTGAAGTCTGCCGAAGCCGTGACTATTTCGGCTTCAGCAAGTACTACCGTTCAGGCAGGAAGCAATGCCTATCAGGGAATGCAACTAACAGGAATCGAATACGGCTATCAAGATGTGTATGATATGCCTATTGAGGAAGGTCGGTTTTTTCTTGAATCAGAAATCAACGCCTCCAGAAACTTGGTGGTGATCGGAAGAGAAATTGCCAACACTCTTTTTCCTAATCAGCCACCCATTGGAAGGGAACTCAAGCTGAAAGGCATCAAATTTATCGTGATCGGTATTTTTGAAGAAGAAGGAGAAGGACTTTTTGATGCCCCCTCTAAGGATGAGGCGGCCATCGTACCTTATGGAGCATTTACAAAAATGTTTTACACCGGTAAAAACGGAATCGAGCCTACCATCGCTGTGCAGGGAAAGGAAGAAGATATAGGATTAGTAGCTCTGGAAAATGAAATGACAGGTTTGCTTAGAGCGAAAAGAGGTTTGAAACCAACGGAAGAGGATAATTTTGCACTGAACAAAACCGAGTTTATTCAAAATGCCATCGGCTCTATTTTCGATGTGATTTCGATAGCTGGATGGGTAATTGGTGGATTTTCGATTTTAGTTGGGGGCTTCGGGATCGCAAACATCATGTTTGTATCTGTCAGAGAGCGAACCAATATTATTGGAATTCAAAAATCCTTAGGAGCGAAAAATTATTTCATACTATTTCAATTCCTGTTTGAGGCTGTATTCCTAAGCTTAATTGGCGGGATTACAGGAATCCTCATTGTATTTGGACTGAGTTTCATCCAACTCGGCTCCCTTGAATTGATTTTATCATTTAAAAATATTGTACTGGGACTTGGGGTCGCTTCGATCATCGGGGTAGTTTCGGGAATCGTTCCTGCAACCTTAGCAGCAAGGATGGACCCGGTGGAAGCCATTCGAACGAATTAA
- a CDS encoding sensor histidine kinase: MLTNSRGIAVIIALAISMLVAAFLSLLDTTTATILMVAGGISFSVSYLLINITLEFLVFREIGNIYTLLEKIQKKELSEFSDKSSKSSISPLRRINKVINSYALARQKEIDTLQKNAEFRREFIADISHELKTPIFATQGYIHTLLDGAIDDKEVRMKFLKRAAKSLDSLDVLVQDLLTLNQMESGVIKFTFTQFDLKDLLLEVIDQLEHKASKRKVDLVFQYDEKEDYITSADKQKIYRVCQNLIFNAVKYNNNQGKVKVSLKTSKHNLHVEIKDNGQGIPPEDLKRIFERFYRVEKSRNKKEGGTGLGLAIVKHILEGHKSKISVSSTVGKGSIFSFSLPLVKQVLPEGKEKQDVN, encoded by the coding sequence ATGCTTACAAATTCTCGAGGGATTGCAGTGATCATAGCATTGGCTATCAGTATGCTGGTGGCTGCATTTTTATCATTGCTTGATACTACCACTGCTACCATTCTGATGGTGGCAGGTGGAATATCTTTTTCCGTTTCCTATTTATTAATCAATATCACCTTGGAATTTCTGGTGTTTCGTGAGATCGGAAACATCTACACTTTATTGGAAAAAATCCAGAAGAAAGAACTTTCTGAGTTCAGTGATAAATCATCGAAGTCTTCCATATCACCTTTACGGAGAATTAATAAGGTGATTAATTCCTATGCACTGGCCAGGCAAAAGGAAATTGACACACTACAGAAAAACGCCGAATTCAGAAGGGAGTTCATTGCAGATATTTCTCATGAACTAAAAACCCCCATTTTTGCAACGCAAGGCTATATCCACACGCTTCTTGATGGAGCAATAGATGATAAGGAAGTTCGGATGAAGTTTCTTAAAAGAGCTGCCAAAAGCCTGGACTCCTTAGATGTTTTGGTTCAGGATTTATTGACGCTGAATCAAATGGAGAGTGGGGTAATCAAGTTTACTTTCACCCAATTTGACCTGAAGGATTTATTGCTCGAGGTCATCGACCAGTTGGAACACAAAGCTTCCAAGAGAAAGGTTGATCTGGTTTTCCAATACGATGAAAAGGAAGATTATATTACCTCAGCCGACAAACAAAAAATTTATCGCGTCTGCCAAAACCTGATTTTCAATGCCGTTAAGTACAATAATAATCAGGGGAAGGTGAAGGTGAGTTTAAAAACCTCGAAGCATAACCTACATGTAGAAATCAAGGACAATGGGCAAGGCATCCCTCCCGAGGATTTGAAGCGGATTTTTGAGCGCTTTTATAGGGTGGAAAAAAGCCGTAACAAAAAAGAAGGCGGAACTGGATTGGGATTAGCGATCGTGAAGCATATTCTGGAAGGACATAAAAGCAAGATTTCTGTGAGTTCTACGGTAGGAAAAGGATCGATTTTTAGTTTCTCGCTGCCTTTGGTTAAACAAGTATTGCCAGAGGGCAAAGAAAAACAGGATGTTAACTAA